In a genomic window of Phacochoerus africanus isolate WHEZ1 chromosome 6, ROS_Pafr_v1, whole genome shotgun sequence:
- the LOC125128867 gene encoding olfactory receptor 10R2-like, whose product MANSSCVTEFFLLGFSSLGDLQLVLFVIFLCLYLIILSGNITIISVIRLDHSLHTPMYFFLCVLSTSETFYTIVILPKMLVNLLSVLRTLSFVSCASQMYFFLGFAVTNCLLLGVMGYDRYAAICQPLHYPILMSWRVCRQLAATCIVIGFLISLLGTSLVFSLPFCGSNRVNHYFCDISPVIRLACAETYINELVIFIGGVLVLVVPLICICISYGFIASAILKISSAEGKRKAFSTCASHLIVVIVHYGCASFVYLRPSAKYTSGKDRLVTVTYTIITPLLNPMVYSLRNKDVQLAIRKMLGKTGFSVKTS is encoded by the coding sequence ATGGCCAATTCCTCCTGTGTTACTGAGTTCTTCCTGTTGGGTTTCTCCAGTCTTGGGGACCTGCAGCTGGTCCTCTTTgtcatctttctctgcctctatttGATCATCCTGAGTGGAAACATCACCATCATCTCAGTCATCCGCTTGGATCACagcctccacacacccatgtacttctttttGTGTGTCCTTTCTACCTCTGAGACCTTCTACACAATTGTTATCCTGCCCAAGATGCTTGTCAATCTGCTCTCTGTACTCAGGACACTCTCCTTTGTGAGCTGTGCTTCCCAGATGTACTTCTTCCTTGGTTTTGCTGTCACCAATTGTCTGCTTCTGGGAGTGATGGGTTATGATCGCTATGCTGCCATCTGTCAACCTTTGCACTACCCCATTCTCATGAGCTGGAGGGTATGTAGACAACTAGCAGCAACATGTATTGTTATTGGTTTCTTAATATCTCTGTTGGGAACGTCTTTGGTCTTTAGCCTCCCTTTCTGTGGTTCCAATAGGGTCAACCATTACTTTTGTGATATTTCACCAGTCATCCGCCTTGCCTGTGCTGAAACCTACATTAATGAACTGGTCATCTTCATCGGTGGGGTCTTGGTGCTCGTCGTGCCCTTGATCTGCATCTGCATCTCTTATGGATTTATTGCCTCTGCTATCCTGAAGATATCATCAGCTGAAGGCAAGCGAAAAGCGTTCTCCACCTGTGCCTCTCATCTTATTGTGGTCATCGTCCATTATGGCTGTGCTTCCTTTGTCTACCTGAGACCCTCAGCCAAATATACATCAGGCAAAGACAGGCTGGTGACAGTGACTTATACCATCATCACCCCCCTG